The following proteins are encoded in a genomic region of Balaenoptera ricei isolate mBalRic1 chromosome 14, mBalRic1.hap2, whole genome shotgun sequence:
- the PXN gene encoding paxillin isoform X1, protein MDDLDALLADLESTTSHISKRPVFLSEETPYSYPTGNHTYQEIAVPPPVPPPPSSEALNGTVLDPLDQWQPSTSRFIHQQPPSPSPVYGSSAKTSSASNPQDGIGLPCPRAGEEEHVYSFPNKQKSAEPSPTVMSSSLGSNLSELDRLLLELNAVQHNPPGFPADEANSSPPLPGALSPHYGIPENNSPLGVKAGPLTKEKPKRNGGRGLEDVRPSVESLLDELESSVPSPVPAITVNQGEMSSPQRVTSSQQQTRISASSATRELDELMASLSDFKTSSSAVALSSPRLLPNSAPSPHHILSPPPPPPGPSVFLPPPRKPSPRGHGHTLEVLCTEDNVAPSWLDLAGLGEMPDTPNSRSPSTESSLGPLGAERQARVWRDPPNASLVSELSRVPPGHTLPHAGCTGPQEAGEPQVLSANPLCPGEAVAATWEWPWALEALRPEFPRGAMPSFQEVIEPAAVAVDRQAIFPDTWSLTKARGQQKERARPEPGEPESRCPAPVEEEQLGGETPTVGSLVRPAQGPETPRRPEGTTEAAAEARRERPELPQAVVVDTASTTERISTSGQAGIRSMIRRSRETGHAHPMSREPSPRRRLDPATLSRTPSQERLIAELQGRLGIQPEVEEAEGATGASAEDWLTEGIVITVQPCGRRARGQLVEKVVVFPPGSPIPLRRTFSVLPPPPPSPLLQHRKDASASSSSPRPSPPTSSTLGPSALPRGPLGVQSAGAGPREDGVQGPTPPTPAPHSVRSMGCQTDEDPLFPPMQIQGLEQRADGELCWAAGWPPNGSQSSPEGQDEGGFMAQGKTGSSSPPGGPPKPGSQLDSMLGSLQSDLNKLGVATVAKGVCGACKKPIAGQVVTAMGKTWHPEHFVCTHCQEEIGSRNFFERDGQPYCEKDYHNLFSPRCYYCNGPILDKVVTALDRTWHPEHFFCAQCGAFFGPEGFHEKDGKAYCRKDYFDMFAPKCGGCARAILENYISALNTLWHPECFVCRECFTPFVNGSFFEHDGQPYCEVHYHERRGSLCSGCQKPITGRCITAMAKKFHPEHFVCAFCLKQLNKGTFKEQNDKPYCQNCFVKLFC, encoded by the exons ACGCCCTGCTGGCAGACTTGGAGTCCACGACCTCCCACATCTCCAAACGGCCTGTGTTCTTGTCTGAGGAGACCCCCTACTCGTACCCAACAGGAAACCACACATACCAGGAGATTGCCGTGCCACCCCCTGTCCCTCCACCCCCGTCCAGCGAGGCCCTCAATGGCACGGTCCTTGACCCCTTAGACCAGTGGCAGCCTAGCACCTCCCGATTCATCCACCAGCAG CCTCCATCCCCGTCCCCCGTGTACGGCTCCAGTGCTAAAACTTCCAGTGCCTCCAACCCCCAGGACGGCATCGGCCTTCCGTGTCCCCGAGCCGGCGAGGAAGAGCACGTGTACAG CTTCCCCAACAAGCAGAAGTCGGCTGAGCCTTCACCCACCGTCATGAGCTCCTCCTTGGGCAGCAACCTTTCTGAACTCGACCGCCTGCTGCTGGAGCTGAACGCCGTGCAGCATAACCCCCCAGGCTTCCCTGCAG ATGAGGCCAACTCAAGCCCCCCACTGCCTGGGGCTCTGAGCCCCCACTACGGCATCCCAGAGAATAACAGCCCGCTGGGTGTCAAAGCTGGGCCACTGACCAAAGAGAAGCCCAAGCGGAACGGAGGCCGGGGCCTGGAGGACGTGCGGCCCAGCGTGGAGAGTCTCTTGGATGAGCTGGAGAGCTCTGTGCCCAGCCCCGT CCCCGCCATCACTGTGAACCAGGGCGAGATGAGCAGCCCCCAGCGAGTCACCTCCAGCCAGCAGCAGACACGCATCTCCGCCTCTTCTGCCACCAGGGAGCTGGACGAGCTGATGGCCTCGCTGTCGGATTTTAAG acCAGCTCCTCTGCTGTGGCCTTGAGCTCCCCAAGGCTGCTGCCCAACTCAGCTCCATCCCCACACCACatactttctcctcctcctcctcctcctgggcccTCTGTATTCCTGCCACCCCCTAGGAAACCCTCCCCTCGAGGCCATGGCCACACCCTGGAGGTCCTCTGCACTGAGGACAATGTGGCCCCCAGCTGGCTTGATTTGGCTGGCCTTGGGGAGATGCCTGACACCCCCAACTCAAGGTCTCCCTCCACGGAGAGTTCTTTGGGGCCACTGGGTGCAGAGAGGCAGGCTCGCGTTTGGAGGGACCCACCAAACGCGAGCCTGGTGAGTGAGCTCTCCAGGGTGCCTCCCGGCCACACTCTACCCCACGCTGGGTGCACAGGTCCCCAGGAGGCTGGGGAACCCCAAGTGCTGTCGGCCAACCCTTTGTGCCCGGGAGAGGCCGTGGCTGCCACATGGGAGTGGCCGTGGGCTCTGGAGGCACTTAGGCCTGAGTTCCCCCGGGGAGCTATGCCCAGCTTCCAGGAAGTAATCGAGCCAGCCGCCGTGGCTGTGGACCGTCAGGCTATCTTCCCGGATACCTGGAGTCTCACGAAGGCACGTGGACAGCAGAAGGAGAGGGCAAGGCCAGAGCCAGGGGAGCCAGAGAGCAGATGCCCTGCCCCAGTTGAGGAGGAGCAGTTAGGTGGAGAGACGCCCACGGTGGGCAGCCTGGTCAGGCCAGCCCAGGGGCCCGAGACCCCCAGGAGGCCAGAGGGCACCACCGAAGCCGCTGCAGAGGCCAGGAGGGAACGGCCAGAACTTCCACAGGCTGTGGTCGTGGACACAGCCAGCACCACGGAGAGGATTTCCACCTCTGGCCAGGCAGGC ATCCGCTCCATGATCAGGAGGAGCCGGGAGACCGGCCACGCTCACCCCATGTCCCGGGAGCCCTCCCCTCGTCGCCGGCTGGACCCCGCCACCCTGAGCAGGACCCCGTCCCAGGAGCGGCTCATCGCGGAGCTGCAGGGTCGGCTGGGCATCCAGCCGGAGGTGGAGGAGGCCGAGGGGGCCACGGGGGCCTCTGCCGAGGACTGGCTGACCGAGGGCATCGTCATCACTGTGCAGCCGTGTGGGAGGCGGGCTAGGGGGCAGCTGGTAGAGAAGGTA gTTGTCTTCCCTCCTGGCTCTCCCATTCCCCTGAGAAGAACCTTCTCTgttctgcctcctcctcctcccagccctttgCTCCAGCATCGCAAAGACGCCTCGGCCAGCAGCTCTTCTccccggcccagcccgcccacctcCTCCACCCTGGGGCCCTCGGCTCTTCCTCGAGGTCCCCTCGGGGTCCAGAGTGCTGGGGCGGGGCCACGGGAAGACGGTGTGCAGGGCCCCACCCCGCCCACTCCTGCACCCCACTCTGTGAGGTCCATGGGCTGCCAGACCGACGAGGACCCACTCTTCCCCCCGATGCAG ATCCAGGGCCTGGAACAAAGAGCGGACGGAGAGCTGTGCTGGGCGGCCGGCTGGCCTCCGAACGGCAGCCAGAGCAGCCCTGAAGGGCAGGACGAGGGAGGG ttCATGGCCCAGGGGAAGACAGGGAGCAGCTCTCCCCCGGGAGGGCCCCCAAAGCCTGGGAGCCAGCTTGACAGCATGCTGGGGAGCCTGCAGTCTGACCTGAACAAACTGGGGGTCGCCACGGTCGCCAAGGGGGTCTGCGGGGCCTGCAAGAAACCCATCGCGGGGCAG GTCGTGACCGCCATGGGGAAGACGTGGCACCCAGAGCACTTCGTCTGCACCCACTGCCAGGAGGAGATCGGATCCCGGAACTTCTTTGAGCGGGATGGACAGCCCTACTGTGAAAAGGACTATCACAACCTCTTCTCTCCACGCTGCTACTACTGCAACGGGCCCATCCTGGAT AAAGTGGTGACAGCCCTTGACCGGACGTGGCACCCCGAGCACTTCTTCTGTGCCCAGTGTGGAGCCTTCTTTGGGCCTGAAG GGTTCCACGAGAAAGACGGCAAGGCCTACTGCCGGAAGGATTACTTTGACATGTTCGCCCCCAAGTGTGGCGGCTGTGCCCGAGCCATCCTGGAGAACTACATCTCGGCCCTCAACACCCTGTGGCATCCTGAGTGCTTTGTGTGTCGG GAATGCTTCACACCATTTGTCAATGGCAGCTTCTTCGAGCACGACGGGCAGCCCTACTGTGAGGTGCACTACCACGAGCGGCGGGGCTCGCTGTGCTCCGGCTGCCAGAAGCCCATCACCGGCCGCTGCATCACTGCCATGGCCAAGAAGTTCCACCCGGAGCACTTTGTCTGTGCCTTCTGCCTCAAGCAGCTCAACAAGGGCACCTTCAAGGAGCAGAACGACAAGCCTTACTGTCAGAACTGCTTCGTCAAGCTCTTCTGCTAG
- the PXN gene encoding paxillin isoform X12 has protein sequence MDDLDALLADLESTTSHISKRPVFLSEETPYSYPTGNHTYQEIAVPPPVPPPPSSEALNGTVLDPLDQWQPSTSRFIHQQPPSPSPVYGSSAKTSSASNPQDGIGLPCPRAGEEEHVYSFPNKQKSAEPSPTVMSSSLGSNLSELDRLLLELNAVQHNPPGFPADEANSSPPLPGALSPHYGIPENNSPLGVKAGPLTKEKPKRNGGRGLEDVRPSVESLLDELESSVPSPVPAITVNQGEMSSPQRVTSSQQQTRISASSATRELDELMASLSDFKFMAQGKTGSSSPPGGPPKPGSQLDSMLGSLQSDLNKLGVATVAKGVCGACKKPIAGQVVTAMGKTWHPEHFVCTHCQEEIGSRNFFERDGQPYCEKDYHNLFSPRCYYCNGPILDKVVTALDRTWHPEHFFCAQCGAFFGPEGFHEKDGKAYCRKDYFDMFAPKCGGCARAILENYISALNTLWHPECFVCRECFTPFVNGSFFEHDGQPYCEVHYHERRGSLCSGCQKPITGRCITAMAKKFHPEHFVCAFCLKQLNKGTFKEQNDKPYCQNCFVKLFC, from the exons ACGCCCTGCTGGCAGACTTGGAGTCCACGACCTCCCACATCTCCAAACGGCCTGTGTTCTTGTCTGAGGAGACCCCCTACTCGTACCCAACAGGAAACCACACATACCAGGAGATTGCCGTGCCACCCCCTGTCCCTCCACCCCCGTCCAGCGAGGCCCTCAATGGCACGGTCCTTGACCCCTTAGACCAGTGGCAGCCTAGCACCTCCCGATTCATCCACCAGCAG CCTCCATCCCCGTCCCCCGTGTACGGCTCCAGTGCTAAAACTTCCAGTGCCTCCAACCCCCAGGACGGCATCGGCCTTCCGTGTCCCCGAGCCGGCGAGGAAGAGCACGTGTACAG CTTCCCCAACAAGCAGAAGTCGGCTGAGCCTTCACCCACCGTCATGAGCTCCTCCTTGGGCAGCAACCTTTCTGAACTCGACCGCCTGCTGCTGGAGCTGAACGCCGTGCAGCATAACCCCCCAGGCTTCCCTGCAG ATGAGGCCAACTCAAGCCCCCCACTGCCTGGGGCTCTGAGCCCCCACTACGGCATCCCAGAGAATAACAGCCCGCTGGGTGTCAAAGCTGGGCCACTGACCAAAGAGAAGCCCAAGCGGAACGGAGGCCGGGGCCTGGAGGACGTGCGGCCCAGCGTGGAGAGTCTCTTGGATGAGCTGGAGAGCTCTGTGCCCAGCCCCGT CCCCGCCATCACTGTGAACCAGGGCGAGATGAGCAGCCCCCAGCGAGTCACCTCCAGCCAGCAGCAGACACGCATCTCCGCCTCTTCTGCCACCAGGGAGCTGGACGAGCTGATGGCCTCGCTGTCGGATTTTAAG ttCATGGCCCAGGGGAAGACAGGGAGCAGCTCTCCCCCGGGAGGGCCCCCAAAGCCTGGGAGCCAGCTTGACAGCATGCTGGGGAGCCTGCAGTCTGACCTGAACAAACTGGGGGTCGCCACGGTCGCCAAGGGGGTCTGCGGGGCCTGCAAGAAACCCATCGCGGGGCAG GTCGTGACCGCCATGGGGAAGACGTGGCACCCAGAGCACTTCGTCTGCACCCACTGCCAGGAGGAGATCGGATCCCGGAACTTCTTTGAGCGGGATGGACAGCCCTACTGTGAAAAGGACTATCACAACCTCTTCTCTCCACGCTGCTACTACTGCAACGGGCCCATCCTGGAT AAAGTGGTGACAGCCCTTGACCGGACGTGGCACCCCGAGCACTTCTTCTGTGCCCAGTGTGGAGCCTTCTTTGGGCCTGAAG GGTTCCACGAGAAAGACGGCAAGGCCTACTGCCGGAAGGATTACTTTGACATGTTCGCCCCCAAGTGTGGCGGCTGTGCCCGAGCCATCCTGGAGAACTACATCTCGGCCCTCAACACCCTGTGGCATCCTGAGTGCTTTGTGTGTCGG GAATGCTTCACACCATTTGTCAATGGCAGCTTCTTCGAGCACGACGGGCAGCCCTACTGTGAGGTGCACTACCACGAGCGGCGGGGCTCGCTGTGCTCCGGCTGCCAGAAGCCCATCACCGGCCGCTGCATCACTGCCATGGCCAAGAAGTTCCACCCGGAGCACTTTGTCTGTGCCTTCTGCCTCAAGCAGCTCAACAAGGGCACCTTCAAGGAGCAGAACGACAAGCCTTACTGTCAGAACTGCTTCGTCAAGCTCTTCTGCTAG
- the PXN gene encoding paxillin isoform X2 yields MDDLDALLADLESTTSHISKRPVFLSEETPYSYPTGNHTYQEIAVPPPVPPPPSSEALNGTVLDPLDQWQPSTSRFIHQQPPSPSPVYGSSAKTSSASNPQDGIGLPCPRAGEEEHVYSFPNKQKSAEPSPTVMSSSLGSNLSELDRLLLELNAVQHNPPGFPADEANSSPPLPGALSPHYGIPENNSPLGVKAGPLTKEKPKRNGGRGLEDVRPSVESLLDELESSVPSPVPAITVNQGEMSSPQRVTSSQQQTRISASSATRELDELMASLSDFKTSSSAVALSSPRLLPNSAPSPHHILSPPPPPPGPSVFLPPPRKPSPRGHGHTLEVLCTEDNVAPSWLDLAGLGEMPDTPNSRSPSTESSLGPLGAERQARVWRDPPNASLVSELSRVPPGHTLPHAGCTGPQEAGEPQVLSANPLCPGEAVAATWEWPWALEALRPEFPRGAMPSFQEVIEPAAVAVDRQAIFPDTWSLTKARGQQKERARPEPGEPESRCPAPVEEEQLGGETPTVGSLVRPAQGPETPRRPEGTTEAAAEARRERPELPQAVVVDTASTTERISTSGQAGIRSMIRRSRETGHAHPMSREPSPRRRLDPATLSRTPSQERLIAELQGRLGIQPEVEEAEGATGASAEDWLTEGIVITVQPCGRRARGQLVEKVVFPPGSPIPLRRTFSVLPPPPPSPLLQHRKDASASSSSPRPSPPTSSTLGPSALPRGPLGVQSAGAGPREDGVQGPTPPTPAPHSVRSMGCQTDEDPLFPPMQIQGLEQRADGELCWAAGWPPNGSQSSPEGQDEGGFMAQGKTGSSSPPGGPPKPGSQLDSMLGSLQSDLNKLGVATVAKGVCGACKKPIAGQVVTAMGKTWHPEHFVCTHCQEEIGSRNFFERDGQPYCEKDYHNLFSPRCYYCNGPILDKVVTALDRTWHPEHFFCAQCGAFFGPEGFHEKDGKAYCRKDYFDMFAPKCGGCARAILENYISALNTLWHPECFVCRECFTPFVNGSFFEHDGQPYCEVHYHERRGSLCSGCQKPITGRCITAMAKKFHPEHFVCAFCLKQLNKGTFKEQNDKPYCQNCFVKLFC; encoded by the exons ACGCCCTGCTGGCAGACTTGGAGTCCACGACCTCCCACATCTCCAAACGGCCTGTGTTCTTGTCTGAGGAGACCCCCTACTCGTACCCAACAGGAAACCACACATACCAGGAGATTGCCGTGCCACCCCCTGTCCCTCCACCCCCGTCCAGCGAGGCCCTCAATGGCACGGTCCTTGACCCCTTAGACCAGTGGCAGCCTAGCACCTCCCGATTCATCCACCAGCAG CCTCCATCCCCGTCCCCCGTGTACGGCTCCAGTGCTAAAACTTCCAGTGCCTCCAACCCCCAGGACGGCATCGGCCTTCCGTGTCCCCGAGCCGGCGAGGAAGAGCACGTGTACAG CTTCCCCAACAAGCAGAAGTCGGCTGAGCCTTCACCCACCGTCATGAGCTCCTCCTTGGGCAGCAACCTTTCTGAACTCGACCGCCTGCTGCTGGAGCTGAACGCCGTGCAGCATAACCCCCCAGGCTTCCCTGCAG ATGAGGCCAACTCAAGCCCCCCACTGCCTGGGGCTCTGAGCCCCCACTACGGCATCCCAGAGAATAACAGCCCGCTGGGTGTCAAAGCTGGGCCACTGACCAAAGAGAAGCCCAAGCGGAACGGAGGCCGGGGCCTGGAGGACGTGCGGCCCAGCGTGGAGAGTCTCTTGGATGAGCTGGAGAGCTCTGTGCCCAGCCCCGT CCCCGCCATCACTGTGAACCAGGGCGAGATGAGCAGCCCCCAGCGAGTCACCTCCAGCCAGCAGCAGACACGCATCTCCGCCTCTTCTGCCACCAGGGAGCTGGACGAGCTGATGGCCTCGCTGTCGGATTTTAAG acCAGCTCCTCTGCTGTGGCCTTGAGCTCCCCAAGGCTGCTGCCCAACTCAGCTCCATCCCCACACCACatactttctcctcctcctcctcctcctgggcccTCTGTATTCCTGCCACCCCCTAGGAAACCCTCCCCTCGAGGCCATGGCCACACCCTGGAGGTCCTCTGCACTGAGGACAATGTGGCCCCCAGCTGGCTTGATTTGGCTGGCCTTGGGGAGATGCCTGACACCCCCAACTCAAGGTCTCCCTCCACGGAGAGTTCTTTGGGGCCACTGGGTGCAGAGAGGCAGGCTCGCGTTTGGAGGGACCCACCAAACGCGAGCCTGGTGAGTGAGCTCTCCAGGGTGCCTCCCGGCCACACTCTACCCCACGCTGGGTGCACAGGTCCCCAGGAGGCTGGGGAACCCCAAGTGCTGTCGGCCAACCCTTTGTGCCCGGGAGAGGCCGTGGCTGCCACATGGGAGTGGCCGTGGGCTCTGGAGGCACTTAGGCCTGAGTTCCCCCGGGGAGCTATGCCCAGCTTCCAGGAAGTAATCGAGCCAGCCGCCGTGGCTGTGGACCGTCAGGCTATCTTCCCGGATACCTGGAGTCTCACGAAGGCACGTGGACAGCAGAAGGAGAGGGCAAGGCCAGAGCCAGGGGAGCCAGAGAGCAGATGCCCTGCCCCAGTTGAGGAGGAGCAGTTAGGTGGAGAGACGCCCACGGTGGGCAGCCTGGTCAGGCCAGCCCAGGGGCCCGAGACCCCCAGGAGGCCAGAGGGCACCACCGAAGCCGCTGCAGAGGCCAGGAGGGAACGGCCAGAACTTCCACAGGCTGTGGTCGTGGACACAGCCAGCACCACGGAGAGGATTTCCACCTCTGGCCAGGCAGGC ATCCGCTCCATGATCAGGAGGAGCCGGGAGACCGGCCACGCTCACCCCATGTCCCGGGAGCCCTCCCCTCGTCGCCGGCTGGACCCCGCCACCCTGAGCAGGACCCCGTCCCAGGAGCGGCTCATCGCGGAGCTGCAGGGTCGGCTGGGCATCCAGCCGGAGGTGGAGGAGGCCGAGGGGGCCACGGGGGCCTCTGCCGAGGACTGGCTGACCGAGGGCATCGTCATCACTGTGCAGCCGTGTGGGAGGCGGGCTAGGGGGCAGCTGGTAGAGAAG gTTGTCTTCCCTCCTGGCTCTCCCATTCCCCTGAGAAGAACCTTCTCTgttctgcctcctcctcctcccagccctttgCTCCAGCATCGCAAAGACGCCTCGGCCAGCAGCTCTTCTccccggcccagcccgcccacctcCTCCACCCTGGGGCCCTCGGCTCTTCCTCGAGGTCCCCTCGGGGTCCAGAGTGCTGGGGCGGGGCCACGGGAAGACGGTGTGCAGGGCCCCACCCCGCCCACTCCTGCACCCCACTCTGTGAGGTCCATGGGCTGCCAGACCGACGAGGACCCACTCTTCCCCCCGATGCAG ATCCAGGGCCTGGAACAAAGAGCGGACGGAGAGCTGTGCTGGGCGGCCGGCTGGCCTCCGAACGGCAGCCAGAGCAGCCCTGAAGGGCAGGACGAGGGAGGG ttCATGGCCCAGGGGAAGACAGGGAGCAGCTCTCCCCCGGGAGGGCCCCCAAAGCCTGGGAGCCAGCTTGACAGCATGCTGGGGAGCCTGCAGTCTGACCTGAACAAACTGGGGGTCGCCACGGTCGCCAAGGGGGTCTGCGGGGCCTGCAAGAAACCCATCGCGGGGCAG GTCGTGACCGCCATGGGGAAGACGTGGCACCCAGAGCACTTCGTCTGCACCCACTGCCAGGAGGAGATCGGATCCCGGAACTTCTTTGAGCGGGATGGACAGCCCTACTGTGAAAAGGACTATCACAACCTCTTCTCTCCACGCTGCTACTACTGCAACGGGCCCATCCTGGAT AAAGTGGTGACAGCCCTTGACCGGACGTGGCACCCCGAGCACTTCTTCTGTGCCCAGTGTGGAGCCTTCTTTGGGCCTGAAG GGTTCCACGAGAAAGACGGCAAGGCCTACTGCCGGAAGGATTACTTTGACATGTTCGCCCCCAAGTGTGGCGGCTGTGCCCGAGCCATCCTGGAGAACTACATCTCGGCCCTCAACACCCTGTGGCATCCTGAGTGCTTTGTGTGTCGG GAATGCTTCACACCATTTGTCAATGGCAGCTTCTTCGAGCACGACGGGCAGCCCTACTGTGAGGTGCACTACCACGAGCGGCGGGGCTCGCTGTGCTCCGGCTGCCAGAAGCCCATCACCGGCCGCTGCATCACTGCCATGGCCAAGAAGTTCCACCCGGAGCACTTTGTCTGTGCCTTCTGCCTCAAGCAGCTCAACAAGGGCACCTTCAAGGAGCAGAACGACAAGCCTTACTGTCAGAACTGCTTCGTCAAGCTCTTCTGCTAG
- the PXN gene encoding paxillin isoform X11, with protein sequence MDDLDALLADLESTTSHISKRPVFLSEETPYSYPTGNHTYQEIAVPPPVPPPPSSEALNGTVLDPLDQWQPSTSRFIHQQPPSPSPVYGSSAKTSSASNPQDGIGLPCPRAGEEEHVYSFPNKQKSAEPSPTVMSSSLGSNLSELDRLLLELNAVQHNPPGFPADEANSSPPLPGALSPHYGIPENNSPLGVKAGPLTKEKPKRNGGRGLEDVRPSVESLLDELESSVPSPVPAITVNQGEMSSPQRVTSSQQQTRISASSATRELDELMASLSDFKIQGLEQRADGELCWAAGWPPNGSQSSPEGQDEGGFMAQGKTGSSSPPGGPPKPGSQLDSMLGSLQSDLNKLGVATVAKGVCGACKKPIAGQVVTAMGKTWHPEHFVCTHCQEEIGSRNFFERDGQPYCEKDYHNLFSPRCYYCNGPILDKVVTALDRTWHPEHFFCAQCGAFFGPEGFHEKDGKAYCRKDYFDMFAPKCGGCARAILENYISALNTLWHPECFVCRECFTPFVNGSFFEHDGQPYCEVHYHERRGSLCSGCQKPITGRCITAMAKKFHPEHFVCAFCLKQLNKGTFKEQNDKPYCQNCFVKLFC encoded by the exons ACGCCCTGCTGGCAGACTTGGAGTCCACGACCTCCCACATCTCCAAACGGCCTGTGTTCTTGTCTGAGGAGACCCCCTACTCGTACCCAACAGGAAACCACACATACCAGGAGATTGCCGTGCCACCCCCTGTCCCTCCACCCCCGTCCAGCGAGGCCCTCAATGGCACGGTCCTTGACCCCTTAGACCAGTGGCAGCCTAGCACCTCCCGATTCATCCACCAGCAG CCTCCATCCCCGTCCCCCGTGTACGGCTCCAGTGCTAAAACTTCCAGTGCCTCCAACCCCCAGGACGGCATCGGCCTTCCGTGTCCCCGAGCCGGCGAGGAAGAGCACGTGTACAG CTTCCCCAACAAGCAGAAGTCGGCTGAGCCTTCACCCACCGTCATGAGCTCCTCCTTGGGCAGCAACCTTTCTGAACTCGACCGCCTGCTGCTGGAGCTGAACGCCGTGCAGCATAACCCCCCAGGCTTCCCTGCAG ATGAGGCCAACTCAAGCCCCCCACTGCCTGGGGCTCTGAGCCCCCACTACGGCATCCCAGAGAATAACAGCCCGCTGGGTGTCAAAGCTGGGCCACTGACCAAAGAGAAGCCCAAGCGGAACGGAGGCCGGGGCCTGGAGGACGTGCGGCCCAGCGTGGAGAGTCTCTTGGATGAGCTGGAGAGCTCTGTGCCCAGCCCCGT CCCCGCCATCACTGTGAACCAGGGCGAGATGAGCAGCCCCCAGCGAGTCACCTCCAGCCAGCAGCAGACACGCATCTCCGCCTCTTCTGCCACCAGGGAGCTGGACGAGCTGATGGCCTCGCTGTCGGATTTTAAG ATCCAGGGCCTGGAACAAAGAGCGGACGGAGAGCTGTGCTGGGCGGCCGGCTGGCCTCCGAACGGCAGCCAGAGCAGCCCTGAAGGGCAGGACGAGGGAGGG ttCATGGCCCAGGGGAAGACAGGGAGCAGCTCTCCCCCGGGAGGGCCCCCAAAGCCTGGGAGCCAGCTTGACAGCATGCTGGGGAGCCTGCAGTCTGACCTGAACAAACTGGGGGTCGCCACGGTCGCCAAGGGGGTCTGCGGGGCCTGCAAGAAACCCATCGCGGGGCAG GTCGTGACCGCCATGGGGAAGACGTGGCACCCAGAGCACTTCGTCTGCACCCACTGCCAGGAGGAGATCGGATCCCGGAACTTCTTTGAGCGGGATGGACAGCCCTACTGTGAAAAGGACTATCACAACCTCTTCTCTCCACGCTGCTACTACTGCAACGGGCCCATCCTGGAT AAAGTGGTGACAGCCCTTGACCGGACGTGGCACCCCGAGCACTTCTTCTGTGCCCAGTGTGGAGCCTTCTTTGGGCCTGAAG GGTTCCACGAGAAAGACGGCAAGGCCTACTGCCGGAAGGATTACTTTGACATGTTCGCCCCCAAGTGTGGCGGCTGTGCCCGAGCCATCCTGGAGAACTACATCTCGGCCCTCAACACCCTGTGGCATCCTGAGTGCTTTGTGTGTCGG GAATGCTTCACACCATTTGTCAATGGCAGCTTCTTCGAGCACGACGGGCAGCCCTACTGTGAGGTGCACTACCACGAGCGGCGGGGCTCGCTGTGCTCCGGCTGCCAGAAGCCCATCACCGGCCGCTGCATCACTGCCATGGCCAAGAAGTTCCACCCGGAGCACTTTGTCTGTGCCTTCTGCCTCAAGCAGCTCAACAAGGGCACCTTCAAGGAGCAGAACGACAAGCCTTACTGTCAGAACTGCTTCGTCAAGCTCTTCTGCTAG